The Nicotiana sylvestris chromosome 6, ASM39365v2, whole genome shotgun sequence genomic sequence catggtgcgtatgtcgttcaagcagatggcggagaggtttgtacaacggtctgcagctgcaacggaattgatggaaaggggtgttgaatttatgccagtgcctatgaagagattagagaaataCAGATGACGAGCACACTGGCATTCCTTTTTGCAATATGATAACGAATGAGGTATtcttgaagttcgcaccgctatccataataatcggggtaataatgtacatactgtaaatgaatccacAAGGTTATGCTCATGTGGGAAATTGTCAATATACCACATGCCttgttcacatgccatcaagtgttttcaacgtgttggttatgcggagaccaactatattgatcaacaatatagtgtttccaaatacgtaaacacatatagtggtcagctgcaaccagtgggttctgagcattactggcccccagaaccatttaaaatggtgtgtaacaagtcctatttgcgtaaaagacaggtgcagaagagaacgcgtatacggaaccaaatggatgttagtgatatcgtatatgcacgcaaatgtggtatatgctcgcaaacaggccacgaccgtagaaaatgtcctttgggtggcaacaataatcaagctcagggcgggtgttcttctattgtacctaactacccatgagttcatgttgtaataattagttgttatgtatacgatttaagtatttatgaaataatattttcttgtttgttaattatgatttgtactttccctttttacctatttaaataataatttaatataattatcggtatatttattatgtgtgttgtcttgtcgctatcacgatatttaatacacaaattatatatatggctctatgtgtgtcttgtcttgtcgaactgaaaaagctgaaaacatcatgatatggcgccattagatatgtgtgaccggctgacataaagtcgtctcgtcaacatcatgatatggcgccattagatatgtgtgaccggctgacataaagtcgtctcgtcaacatcatgatatggcgccattagatatggcgctatgtaatatagcgccattagatatggcgctatctaatatagcgccattagatatggcgctatgtaatatagcgccattagatatggcgctatctAATATAGCACCATTATATATGGCGCTATCTAATATAGCGGcattagatatggcgctatctaatatagcgccattagatatggtgttatatatgtattgtttagcctataaataatggggtcattgtagttattttgtgtgctaaaaatttcccccaagaaatatttcattaaaagtaagtaaggtttttattataagcaaatagttcacaaatggctcaacctggtcgtccaccaatttgcttatgtggaaaaccatgcatgatggattgtgggtgggaaggtgctaacgttggacgccgctattggtgctgtatgaacaagttgtacaagcaacccgacgaacctacttgtgaatttgatgaatgggctgaggaaccatgttatcaggaaagcTACAGGGATAGATTACAGGAATTTCATAATATGTTGTTATACCAGCATAGAATACAAAAGGAGGCAGATAGAATTATTACAGATATGAGGGAGAAACTAAAGGAGGtggaagataaaaaatggagagctgaatggaattgtgaagcacacaagGAACGCAACAAAAAATATAAACGAGAACTTACGGAGGTGAATGCGAGAGTGAAAaagttagaagaagaaaaagaacaaatggaagaacgatttaagtggttggagcgaagaATAAATGACAACTGAGGATGGAGCATTTACGTGTATGTGTTTACTGTCATTTTCATATGTCATgtctttttattatgttggcatgttatgtttgtgtttgtgttgtactaatgttttccttgtttgttgtacttaattttattttaatttaagtggaagttaagtttaagttgttgtgttactataccaaaaactataaaacgaaatttgaactaaaaaaagtaactgtcatattcgactaaatattgttgttaatgtacaaaaaaaatattatttacaccaaaaaaacaaaaatatggaagaccgaatcaatgtgtcccgcatccggtgtgtctcaaagtagccgttggcctgaggcacatcccctgccgcccgggtactctatcaggatcatcatcatcaagtcgtctccttatggccggatgcggcacaggatgacatgtatcggtggtgctgtcaggtccagtagaaggctacataataatatcaaacttagtatagaaaactacataacaattcacaaaaatatatattgtcttaccataatcgtgtctggatcctgaatgtagtcatctgtcgcagcatcgcatgaagcctaaaaaagtaaattaataaagttaaaacaaaataaataagttatagtaaaaacagtaataaaattaatactaataaactcatacctgcgcatgtgatgagctgccataactcagtcggtgcccactatcaaaatctcggatcggtcgagactcatcagtggtagacgggccagggaaatatctacccaactccactccttgaaaatccgagcccatgatcaagaattgacccgatggggtcacctgcgacgtccctggagtgtcataaatgccaaggctgtaagacg encodes the following:
- the LOC138870072 gene encoding uncharacterized protein; the encoded protein is MGSDFQGVELGRYFPGPSTTDESRPIRDFDSGHRLSYGSSSHAQASCDAATDDYIQDPDTIMPSTGPDSTTDTCHPVPHPAIRRRLDDDDPDRVPGRQGMCLRPTATLRHTGCGTH